In Janibacter alkaliphilus, the following proteins share a genomic window:
- the acs gene encoding acetate--CoA ligase: protein MSQSYAPTPEFTEQAVGQAALYDEAAADHQGFWARQARERISWDTDFEQALDWSQAPFATWFAGGRLNASVNCVDRHVDAGNGDRVAIHFEGEGGDTRTITYADLQKEVAKAANALTELGVGHGDRVAIYLPMIPEAVIAMLACARLGAPHSVVFGGFSAEALHTRIADADAKVVITADGQFRRGKPAPLKAAVDAAIDHGDDESPVETVLVVQRAQNDVEWVEGRDRWWHDVVDGQSETHEAQAHDAEHPLFILYTSGTTGKPKGIFHTTGGYLTQVAYTNAVVHDLHPESDVYWCTADIGWVTGHSYIVYGPLANGATQVLYEGTPNTPHEGRFWEIVQKYGVSILYTAPTAIRTFMKWGDDIPAKYDLSSIRVLGSVGEPINPEAWRWYREHIGGGTAPIVDTWWQTETGGIMISPLPGVTELEPGSAQRPIPGISAEILDDEGQPFTEPEKVGYLVLTKPWPAMLRGIWGDPERYKDTYWSRFGPEYYFAGDGAKYDEAGNIWLLGRVDDVMNVSGHRLSTAEIESALVSHSSVAEAAVVGAADETTGQAVCAFVILREGAEDAGDETVQELREHVAKEIGPIAKPRQVMVVPELPKTRSGKIMRRLLKDVAENREVGDVTTLADSSVMQLIQDGLKE from the coding sequence GTGTCGCAGTCGTACGCACCCACCCCGGAGTTCACCGAGCAGGCCGTCGGCCAGGCCGCGCTCTACGACGAGGCCGCCGCCGACCACCAGGGCTTCTGGGCGCGGCAGGCGCGGGAGCGGATCAGCTGGGACACCGACTTCGAGCAGGCCCTGGACTGGAGCCAGGCTCCCTTCGCGACGTGGTTCGCCGGTGGCCGGCTCAACGCCTCGGTCAACTGCGTGGACCGGCACGTCGACGCCGGCAACGGCGACCGGGTCGCCATCCACTTCGAGGGCGAAGGGGGCGACACCCGGACCATCACCTACGCGGACCTGCAGAAGGAGGTCGCCAAGGCGGCCAACGCGCTCACCGAGCTCGGCGTGGGCCACGGCGACCGGGTGGCGATCTACCTGCCGATGATCCCGGAGGCGGTCATCGCCATGCTCGCCTGCGCCCGGCTCGGCGCCCCGCACTCGGTGGTCTTCGGCGGCTTCTCCGCCGAGGCGCTGCACACCCGCATCGCCGACGCCGACGCCAAGGTCGTCATCACCGCCGACGGGCAGTTCCGCCGCGGCAAGCCGGCCCCGCTCAAGGCGGCGGTGGACGCGGCCATCGACCACGGCGACGACGAGTCCCCGGTGGAGACCGTGCTCGTGGTGCAGCGCGCGCAGAACGACGTCGAGTGGGTCGAGGGCCGCGACCGGTGGTGGCACGACGTCGTCGACGGGCAGAGCGAGACCCACGAGGCGCAGGCGCACGACGCTGAGCACCCGCTCTTCATCCTCTACACCTCCGGCACCACCGGGAAGCCGAAGGGGATCTTCCACACCACCGGCGGCTACCTCACCCAGGTGGCCTACACCAACGCGGTGGTGCACGACCTGCACCCGGAGAGCGACGTCTACTGGTGCACCGCCGACATCGGCTGGGTCACCGGGCACTCCTACATCGTCTACGGGCCGCTGGCCAACGGCGCCACCCAGGTGCTCTACGAGGGCACCCCGAACACCCCGCACGAGGGCCGCTTCTGGGAGATCGTGCAGAAGTACGGGGTCTCGATCCTCTACACCGCCCCGACGGCGATCCGCACCTTCATGAAGTGGGGCGACGACATCCCCGCGAAGTACGACCTCTCCTCGATCCGGGTGCTCGGCTCGGTCGGCGAGCCGATCAACCCCGAGGCCTGGCGCTGGTACCGCGAGCACATCGGCGGCGGCACCGCCCCGATCGTCGACACCTGGTGGCAGACCGAGACCGGCGGGATCATGATCTCCCCGCTGCCCGGGGTCACCGAGCTCGAGCCGGGCTCGGCGCAGCGCCCGATCCCCGGCATCAGCGCCGAGATCCTCGACGACGAGGGCCAGCCCTTCACCGAGCCGGAGAAGGTGGGCTACCTCGTGCTGACCAAGCCGTGGCCGGCGATGCTGCGCGGCATCTGGGGCGACCCGGAGCGGTACAAGGACACCTACTGGAGCCGCTTCGGTCCGGAGTACTACTTCGCCGGCGACGGCGCGAAGTACGACGAGGCGGGCAACATCTGGCTGCTCGGCCGGGTGGACGACGTCATGAACGTCTCCGGCCACCGGCTCTCCACCGCCGAGATCGAGTCCGCCCTCGTCTCGCACTCCTCGGTCGCCGAGGCCGCGGTCGTCGGCGCGGCCGACGAGACCACCGGCCAGGCGGTCTGCGCCTTCGTCATCCTCCGCGAGGGCGCCGAGGACGCCGGTGATGAGACCGTCCAGGAGCTGCGCGAGCACGTCGCCAAGGAGATCGGCCCGATCGCCAAGCCGCGCCAGGTCATGGTCGTGCCGGAGCTGCCGAAGACCCGCTCCGGCAAGATCATGCGGCGGCTGCTCAAGGACGTCGCCGAGAACCGCGAGGTCGGCGACGTCACCACCCTCGCCGACAGCTCGGTGATGCAGCTCATCCAGGACGGGCTCAAGGAGTGA
- a CDS encoding FecCD family ABC transporter permease → MLLLLSVAVGAKNIPLATVLAALAENTGQGDAYVVWDLRVPLADPGILGVNAGAAVFVAVAIALLGVTSVQGYVWFAFAGALVVTPAVYAIGSGGRGGIDAVQLTLAGVALGALLQGIVMGLTLLDPGAFDAMRSWNAGSSVGRGWDVLLPVLPFLGIGLVAAALAAPSLNAVALGDDLARSLGAHVTRTRVLVILAVLLAGGATAIAGPIAFVGLMVPHVARWIVGPDQRWIIACTVLLAPSLMLAADVLGRVLLGPGEIPVGVVTPLVGGPVLILLVRRLKASGL, encoded by the coding sequence GTGCTGCTGCTGCTCAGCGTCGCGGTGGGCGCGAAGAACATCCCGCTGGCCACGGTGCTGGCCGCGCTGGCGGAGAACACCGGGCAGGGCGACGCCTACGTGGTGTGGGACCTGCGCGTCCCGCTCGCCGACCCCGGCATCCTCGGGGTCAACGCCGGGGCTGCCGTCTTCGTCGCCGTGGCGATCGCCCTGCTCGGCGTCACGTCGGTCCAGGGCTACGTGTGGTTCGCCTTCGCCGGGGCTCTCGTGGTAACCCCCGCGGTCTACGCGATCGGTTCCGGCGGGCGCGGCGGGATCGACGCGGTGCAGCTCACCCTGGCCGGGGTTGCGCTCGGCGCGCTGCTGCAGGGGATCGTCATGGGGCTCACCCTGCTGGACCCGGGGGCCTTCGACGCCATGCGCAGCTGGAACGCTGGCAGCTCGGTGGGCCGCGGCTGGGACGTCCTGCTGCCGGTCCTGCCCTTCCTCGGGATCGGGCTGGTCGCCGCGGCGCTTGCGGCACCCTCCCTCAACGCCGTGGCGCTGGGCGACGACCTGGCGCGCTCCCTTGGGGCGCACGTCACCCGCACCAGGGTGCTCGTCATCCTCGCGGTGCTGCTGGCCGGGGGCGCCACGGCAATCGCCGGACCGATCGCCTTCGTCGGGCTCATGGTCCCGCACGTGGCCCGCTGGATCGTCGGGCCCGACCAGCGCTGGATCATCGCCTGCACCGTGCTGCTGGCGCCCTCGCTGATGCTGGCCGCCGACGTGCTGGGTCGGGTGCTGCTGGGCCCCGGCGAGATCCCGGTCGGGGTCGTCACCCCCCTCGTCGGCGGTCCGGTGCTCATCCTGCTCGTGCGTCGGTTGAAGGCGAGCGGGCTGTGA
- a CDS encoding ABC transporter ATP-binding protein, whose product MLWLVAARCGGADTGVPDRSFTVIVGPNACGKSTLLRAQSRLLRPSAGSVILDGQDIRSLAAKELARRVGLLPQSSIAPEGITVGDLVARGRFPHQGLIRQWTAHDEQAVLSAMDATGVTPLSGRLIDELSGGQRQRVWVAMALAQETEILLLDEPTTFLDIAHQIELMELFTDLHRSGRTLVAVLHDLNQAARYGTHLIAMKDGAVIAEGPPAEVVNAELVEHVFGLACWVLPDPVSGTPPVVPLGRDRGSRRG is encoded by the coding sequence CTGCTCTGGCTGGTCGCCGCGAGGTGCGGCGGCGCTGACACCGGCGTGCCTGACCGCTCCTTCACGGTCATCGTCGGTCCGAACGCCTGCGGCAAGTCGACCCTGCTGCGCGCCCAGTCACGGCTGCTCCGGCCGAGTGCCGGTTCGGTGATCCTCGACGGGCAGGACATCCGCTCGCTCGCGGCGAAGGAGCTCGCCCGCCGGGTGGGGCTGCTGCCCCAGTCGTCCATCGCGCCGGAGGGCATCACGGTCGGGGACCTCGTCGCACGTGGGCGCTTCCCGCACCAGGGGCTCATCCGGCAGTGGACCGCCCATGACGAGCAGGCCGTGCTGTCGGCGATGGATGCCACCGGGGTGACTCCCTTGTCCGGTCGGCTGATCGACGAGCTGTCCGGAGGGCAGCGGCAGCGGGTGTGGGTGGCGATGGCGCTGGCCCAGGAGACCGAGATCCTGCTGCTGGACGAGCCCACGACGTTCCTGGACATCGCCCATCAGATCGAGCTCATGGAGCTCTTCACCGACCTGCACCGCAGCGGGCGCACGTTGGTGGCGGTGCTGCACGACCTCAACCAGGCCGCCCGCTACGGCACCCATCTCATCGCGATGAAGGACGGCGCCGTGATCGCCGAGGGCCCGCCTGCCGAGGTGGTCAACGCGGAGCTCGTGGAGCACGTCTTCGGGCTGGCCTGCTGGGTGCTCCCGGACCCGGTGAGCGGCACTCCCCCGGTCGTGCCGCTCGGGCGGGACCGGGGGTCACGTCGAGGATGA
- a CDS encoding glycerophosphodiester phosphodiesterase family protein, whose product MSYGTGPGPLAIAHRGGAALAPENTLDAFERSVALGVRYLETDVRLTADGELVCFHDEQLEARTTGWGRVGERTLAELRAVLVRGPEGRLAPVPTLAEALDAFPEACFTVDLKDQAAIAPMARLLQDPERARRVCVAGAWDGWLQLLRSQAPHVQTALGWRSLTTLISMSRAGVPVPAAMVQGRFAHVPLHLGRLPVHSARLVRLAHRLGVRVVVWTVDDPALMHELLDSGVDGIITDRPDVLREVLLARQAWRPMGAGLPNDRGLPAR is encoded by the coding sequence ATGAGTTACGGCACCGGTCCGGGTCCGCTGGCGATCGCCCACCGCGGCGGGGCCGCGCTCGCTCCGGAGAACACCCTGGACGCCTTCGAGCGCTCGGTGGCGCTGGGCGTGCGCTACCTCGAGACCGACGTGCGGCTGACCGCCGACGGCGAGCTCGTGTGCTTCCACGACGAGCAGCTCGAGGCGCGGACCACCGGCTGGGGACGGGTCGGTGAGCGCACGCTGGCGGAGCTGCGGGCGGTGCTGGTGCGTGGTCCGGAGGGCCGGCTGGCGCCCGTCCCCACCCTGGCGGAGGCGCTGGACGCCTTCCCCGAGGCGTGCTTCACCGTCGACCTCAAGGACCAGGCCGCGATCGCCCCGATGGCCCGGCTGCTGCAGGACCCCGAGCGGGCGCGTCGGGTCTGCGTGGCCGGGGCCTGGGACGGCTGGCTGCAGCTGCTGCGCTCGCAGGCGCCGCACGTGCAGACCGCGCTGGGCTGGCGCTCGCTGACCACGCTGATCTCGATGAGCCGCGCCGGGGTGCCGGTCCCGGCGGCGATGGTGCAGGGGCGCTTCGCGCACGTGCCGCTGCACCTGGGGCGGCTGCCGGTGCACTCGGCCCGGCTGGTCCGTCTGGCCCACCGGCTCGGGGTGCGGGTGGTGGTGTGGACCGTCGACGACCCCGCCCTGATGCACGAGCTGCTGGACTCGGGGGTGGACGGGATCATCACCGACCGCCCCGACGTGCTGCGCGAGGTGCTGCTGGCCCGGCAGGCGTGGCGACCGATGGGCGCAGGGCTGCCCAACGACCGAGGTCTGCCCGCCCGGTGA
- a CDS encoding monovalent cation/H(+) antiporter subunit G has product MRLIDIVRASEPIEPEVVAPALDGLPATVASVVAAVLVLSGAVWVLLSAIAMHRVRDALSRINALSPATGMGLTSIVLGAYLHSLTVHAFSWLDLVKVLLTLGALLLVSSVASNTLSRAAVLSGADFDPQTRPNDLTGAPPRGPGERSG; this is encoded by the coding sequence ATGAGACTGATCGACATCGTCAGGGCCAGCGAGCCGATCGAGCCGGAGGTGGTGGCGCCGGCCCTGGACGGGCTGCCCGCCACCGTGGCCTCGGTGGTCGCCGCGGTGCTCGTGCTCAGCGGCGCCGTCTGGGTGCTGCTCAGCGCGATCGCCATGCACCGGGTGCGGGACGCGCTCAGCCGGATCAACGCGCTCTCCCCGGCGACCGGGATGGGCCTGACCTCGATCGTGCTCGGGGCGTACCTGCACAGCCTCACCGTGCACGCCTTCTCCTGGCTGGACCTCGTCAAGGTGCTGCTCACCCTGGGCGCGCTGCTGCTGGTCTCCTCGGTCGCCTCGAACACCCTCTCCCGGGCCGCGGTGCTCTCCGGGGCCGACTTCGACCCGCAGACCCGGCCCAACGATCTCACCGGCGCACCGCCGCGAGGGCCGGGGGAGCGCTCGGGCTGA
- a CDS encoding monovalent cation/H+ antiporter complex subunit F encodes MTVVVAIAMGILGAAVVLALLRIRTTDEAASAAVVGDLIFFSGVGLLILLSMLRESAAVTEAALLASLLGILSTIALARIITRGRR; translated from the coding sequence GTGACCGTCGTCGTCGCCATCGCCATGGGCATCCTCGGCGCCGCCGTGGTGCTCGCGCTGCTGCGCATCCGCACCACCGACGAGGCCGCCAGCGCGGCCGTCGTCGGTGACCTCATCTTCTTCAGCGGCGTCGGCCTGCTCATCCTGCTGAGCATGCTGCGGGAGTCGGCCGCGGTGACCGAGGCGGCGCTGCTGGCCAGCCTGCTCGGGATCCTCTCGACGATCGCGCTGGCCCGGATCATCACCAGGGGGCGTCGATGA
- a CDS encoding Na+/H+ antiporter subunit E, which produces MKAFDMLRYAVYVLVELVKGSFALGRDIATPGLSVDPAIVELPLRCATDAEIAVFSSSITITPGTLVAGTAAARWDEPATLFVHCLYARDVDAVVADLRDMESRLLTATRGRGQVPPVPQDPVRRRGES; this is translated from the coding sequence ATGAAGGCCTTCGACATGCTGCGCTACGCGGTCTACGTGCTCGTCGAGCTCGTCAAGGGCTCCTTCGCCCTCGGGCGGGACATCGCCACCCCCGGGCTGTCGGTGGACCCGGCGATCGTCGAGCTGCCGCTGCGCTGCGCCACCGACGCCGAGATCGCCGTCTTCTCCTCCTCGATCACGATCACCCCGGGCACGCTGGTGGCCGGCACCGCCGCGGCCCGGTGGGACGAGCCGGCGACCCTCTTCGTGCACTGCCTCTACGCGCGCGACGTCGACGCCGTGGTGGCCGACCTGCGGGACATGGAGTCCCGGCTGCTGACCGCCACCCGCGGCCGGGGTCAGGTGCCGCCGGTCCCGCAGGACCCGGTGCGGCGAAGGGGGGAGTCGTGA
- a CDS encoding monovalent cation/H+ antiporter subunit D family protein, protein MTASSALPLLVAVPLLLAGLTVLVRRHLVGVLALVATLLGVLSAAVTLAMHHADVPALAAGVGDYVPGVAIPFVSDSLTAIMLAVTSLATLATVGWLILTGETRYRFFVPLVLLLVTGVNGALLTGDLFNLFVFVEVMLLPSYALIAITGTWRRLGVGRLFVVVNLLTSTILLIGVGLTYGTAGTVNVAALAGQGVADERTGLAVGVVLLALAVKAGVVPVHTWLPRTYPATSPGVMALFAALHTKVAVYAIYRIYAVVYDGQAPWVGIAVVLVAITCVVGAVSTFGEQTFRGAMAFQMVASVGHALVGVVVFTQLSLAAGLLYLVHSIITTAALLLTGGAIEHTYGSQRLDRLTGLMTREPWAAAIVALGLMSLVGLPPTSGLWGKLGLVLGAAEAPGWQAWLLVGAVIVASVLSLLALQRVWTAIFWGPPPEHYRGDHARTRRTERIDITDDVRIPARMLLPGGSMIVVSLAIFVGVSLIDPVFEQAATGLLDTGAYVEAVLGR, encoded by the coding sequence ATGACCGCCTCCTCCGCGCTGCCGCTGCTGGTGGCCGTCCCGCTGCTGCTGGCCGGTCTGACCGTGCTGGTGCGCCGCCACCTCGTCGGGGTGCTCGCCCTGGTCGCCACCCTGCTCGGTGTGCTCTCGGCCGCGGTCACCCTGGCGATGCACCACGCCGACGTCCCCGCCCTGGCCGCCGGGGTCGGCGACTACGTCCCCGGGGTGGCCATCCCCTTCGTCTCGGACAGCCTGACCGCGATCATGCTCGCGGTCACCTCGCTGGCGACCCTGGCGACGGTGGGCTGGCTGATCCTCACCGGGGAGACCCGCTACCGCTTCTTCGTGCCGCTGGTGCTGCTGCTCGTCACCGGCGTCAACGGCGCCCTGCTCACCGGCGACCTCTTCAACCTCTTCGTCTTCGTCGAGGTGATGCTGCTGCCCAGCTACGCGCTCATCGCCATCACCGGCACCTGGCGACGGCTGGGCGTCGGGCGCCTCTTCGTCGTCGTCAACCTGCTCACCTCGACGATCCTGCTCATCGGCGTCGGCCTCACCTACGGCACCGCCGGCACGGTGAACGTCGCGGCGCTGGCCGGGCAGGGGGTCGCCGACGAGCGGACCGGGCTCGCGGTCGGCGTCGTGCTGCTGGCGCTGGCCGTCAAGGCCGGGGTGGTGCCGGTGCACACCTGGCTGCCGCGGACCTACCCGGCGACCTCGCCCGGGGTGATGGCGCTCTTCGCCGCCCTGCACACCAAGGTCGCCGTCTACGCGATCTACCGGATCTACGCGGTGGTCTACGACGGCCAGGCGCCGTGGGTCGGGATCGCCGTCGTGCTCGTCGCGATCACCTGCGTCGTCGGCGCGGTGAGCACCTTCGGCGAGCAGACCTTCCGCGGGGCGATGGCCTTCCAGATGGTCGCCAGCGTCGGGCACGCCCTCGTCGGCGTCGTCGTGTTCACCCAGCTCAGCCTGGCTGCCGGCCTGCTCTACCTCGTGCACAGCATCATCACCACCGCGGCGCTGCTGCTCACCGGCGGCGCCATCGAGCACACCTACGGCTCGCAGCGGCTGGACCGGCTCACCGGTCTGATGACCCGGGAGCCGTGGGCCGCGGCGATCGTCGCGCTCGGTCTGATGTCGCTCGTCGGGCTGCCGCCGACCTCGGGCCTGTGGGGCAAGCTCGGGCTCGTCCTCGGTGCCGCCGAGGCACCCGGCTGGCAGGCATGGCTGCTCGTCGGCGCCGTCATCGTCGCCTCGGTCCTCTCGCTGCTGGCGCTGCAACGGGTGTGGACCGCGATCTTCTGGGGCCCGCCGCCGGAGCACTACCGCGGCGACCACGCCCGCACCCGTCGCACCGAGCGGATCGACATCACCGACGACGTGCGCATCCCCGCGCGGATGCTGCTGCCCGGAGGGTCGATGATCGTCGTCTCGCTGGCCATCTTCGTCGGGGTCTCGCTCATCGACCCGGTCTTCGAGCAGGCCGCCACCGGTCTGCTCGACACCGGCGCCTACGTCGAGGCGGTGCTCGGACGATGA
- a CDS encoding sodium:proton antiporter encodes MIIFALIGVLTTGGVFLVQQRSMVRIVFGLSLLSHAANLVLLSAGVAAWRGEPLADRTAAEAAADPLPQAFVLTAIVITLAVTIFMLALAVIGHNDDTRRMPETGEVHDR; translated from the coding sequence ATGATCATCTTCGCGCTCATCGGGGTGCTCACCACGGGCGGGGTCTTCCTCGTCCAGCAGCGCTCCATGGTCCGGATCGTCTTCGGGCTCTCGCTGCTCAGCCACGCGGCCAACCTCGTGCTGCTCAGCGCCGGGGTCGCCGCCTGGCGCGGCGAGCCGCTGGCCGACCGCACCGCCGCCGAGGCGGCCGCCGACCCGCTGCCGCAGGCCTTCGTGCTGACCGCCATCGTCATCACCCTCGCGGTGACCATCTTCATGCTCGCGCTCGCCGTCATCGGCCACAACGACGACACCCGCCGGATGCCCGAGACCGGGGAGGTGCACGACCGATGA
- a CDS encoding DUF4040 family protein: protein MALPLTLALLGVTVLLTPLLTRTLGRQAGWPLAAIYLAAAALLAPTAATVLDGETVAWSRPWIDSLDVSFALRADGLGIVFAAIALVIGAVVFVYSTAYLDPGPNTSFYILMAAFTFSMVGLVLADDLVLLFICWELTSLASFFLIARSGGAGHPASMRTLLMTFVGGLALLAAVAAIVLRLGTTSMTEVLGSEVWQQEPGFAALVATLVAVAAFTKSAQVPFHVWLPDAMAAITPVSAYLHAAAVVKAGIFLMLRFSPAFHEVATWNALLITVGLATAVVGGFTAARQSDIKKLMACSTVSQLGFITAAVGVGTEHALAAAVLHTIAHALFKSGLFMMVGVVDHAAHTRELSRMPRLVGAMPGSFAVMLLGCASMAGIPPMLGFISKEQLLTAYGEAPFGAAAGYLALAVGALATVLTVLYCGRILLGCFTDGDPDGEVSPVSTVMIGAAALPIVAGLPLALVVSVLDHPVAAAAAAAGVPHEVHLALWHGLTLELGVTVVILVVGGALIAARARLAPFLDGRRLTPDGATVLGALAEGTRRVGDLVAAPTRADHPSRHATPMMLSLAAVVLGGTLVLLDELAAQPLQDDLSRPFDLLVLCLVTLATFGVATARSRLAATLCLSGVGILATAQIMALGAPDVGLTQLLVECLTIIVIMLVLQKLPRTFGSVAKDGPRLLGGRLVVAVLAGASVAVGTWALTSRRPRSEISRYYLEEGPEITSGANVVNTILVEFRALDTLGELAVLGMAGVAVVALFSSVRHEFIDPPPDKNRWYEAPPEVPLRGEGSTAHRAIHRAWPNAASLQLMVRGVTPVLAIMSAYLLWRGHNAPGGGFIAALVASAIVGLIYLSTSRDRQIGPPRMPLYLIGGGLITAIGSGLWGLLAAEQFLQPLHGEAVGQHWTTSLVFDIGVYAAVLGLVVVTFNLLGTSEGAEPRPGEEWTRERVDEAVLGEIAGPMDSVRGESLEEQAEIDAELADELRSEASRRVGVRTQHVSRGVPPRELGR from the coding sequence GTGGCCCTGCCGCTGACGCTCGCCCTGCTGGGCGTGACCGTCCTGCTCACCCCGCTGCTCACCCGGACCCTCGGGCGGCAGGCGGGGTGGCCGCTGGCCGCGATCTACCTGGCCGCCGCCGCGCTGCTGGCGCCGACCGCCGCCACGGTGCTGGACGGCGAGACGGTCGCCTGGTCGCGGCCGTGGATCGACTCGCTGGACGTCTCCTTCGCGCTGCGCGCCGACGGCCTCGGCATCGTCTTTGCGGCCATCGCCCTGGTCATCGGCGCGGTCGTCTTCGTCTACTCCACGGCCTACCTCGACCCGGGGCCGAACACCAGCTTCTACATCCTCATGGCGGCCTTCACCTTCTCCATGGTGGGGCTGGTGCTGGCCGACGACCTGGTGCTGCTCTTCATCTGCTGGGAGCTCACCTCGCTGGCCTCCTTCTTCCTCATCGCCCGGTCCGGCGGGGCGGGGCACCCGGCCTCGATGCGCACCCTGCTGATGACCTTCGTCGGCGGCCTGGCGCTGCTGGCCGCGGTCGCCGCGATCGTGCTGCGGCTGGGCACCACCTCGATGACCGAGGTGCTCGGCAGCGAGGTGTGGCAGCAGGAGCCCGGCTTCGCCGCGCTGGTGGCCACCCTCGTCGCGGTCGCCGCCTTCACGAAGTCGGCGCAGGTGCCCTTCCACGTGTGGCTGCCGGACGCGATGGCCGCGATCACCCCGGTCAGCGCCTACCTGCACGCGGCCGCAGTGGTCAAGGCCGGCATCTTCCTCATGCTGCGCTTCAGCCCCGCCTTCCACGAGGTCGCCACGTGGAACGCGCTGCTCATCACCGTCGGTCTGGCCACGGCGGTCGTCGGCGGCTTCACCGCCGCCCGGCAGAGCGACATCAAGAAGCTCATGGCCTGCTCCACGGTCAGCCAGCTGGGGTTCATCACCGCGGCCGTCGGTGTCGGCACCGAGCACGCGCTCGCAGCTGCGGTGCTGCACACCATCGCGCACGCCCTCTTCAAGTCCGGGCTCTTCATGATGGTCGGCGTCGTCGACCACGCCGCGCACACCCGCGAGCTGTCCCGGATGCCCCGGCTCGTCGGTGCCATGCCCGGCAGCTTCGCCGTCATGCTGCTGGGCTGCGCCTCGATGGCCGGGATCCCGCCGATGCTCGGCTTCATCTCCAAGGAGCAGCTGCTCACCGCCTACGGCGAGGCCCCCTTCGGCGCGGCGGCGGGCTACCTGGCGCTCGCCGTCGGAGCCCTGGCCACCGTGCTCACCGTGCTCTACTGCGGCCGGATCCTGCTCGGCTGCTTCACCGACGGCGACCCCGACGGCGAGGTCAGCCCGGTCTCGACGGTGATGATCGGGGCGGCCGCGCTGCCGATCGTCGCCGGGCTGCCGCTGGCGCTGGTCGTCTCCGTGCTGGACCACCCGGTGGCGGCCGCGGCGGCCGCGGCCGGCGTCCCGCACGAGGTGCACCTGGCGCTGTGGCACGGGCTGACCCTCGAGCTGGGCGTCACCGTCGTCATCCTCGTCGTCGGCGGGGCGCTCATCGCCGCCCGCGCGCGGCTGGCCCCGTTCCTCGACGGGCGCAGGCTCACCCCGGACGGCGCCACCGTGCTCGGCGCGCTCGCCGAGGGCACCCGGCGGGTCGGCGACCTGGTGGCCGCGCCCACCCGGGCCGACCACCCCAGCCGTCACGCCACCCCGATGATGCTCTCGCTGGCCGCCGTGGTGCTCGGCGGCACCCTGGTGCTGCTCGACGAGCTGGCCGCGCAGCCGCTGCAGGACGACCTCAGCCGCCCCTTCGACCTGCTCGTCCTGTGCCTGGTGACGCTGGCCACCTTCGGCGTGGCGACCGCCCGCTCCCGGCTGGCGGCCACGCTGTGCCTCAGCGGGGTCGGCATCCTGGCCACCGCGCAGATCATGGCGCTCGGCGCCCCTGACGTCGGCCTGACCCAGCTGCTCGTGGAGTGCCTGACGATCATCGTCATCATGCTCGTCCTGCAGAAGCTGCCGCGGACCTTCGGCAGCGTCGCCAAGGACGGGCCCCGGCTGCTCGGCGGCCGGCTCGTCGTCGCGGTCCTGGCCGGCGCCTCGGTGGCCGTCGGCACCTGGGCGCTGACCTCGCGGCGGCCGCGCTCCGAGATCAGCCGGTACTACCTCGAGGAGGGCCCGGAGATCACCAGCGGAGCCAACGTCGTCAACACCATCCTCGTCGAGTTCCGGGCGCTCGACACCCTCGGCGAGCTGGCCGTGCTCGGCATGGCGGGCGTCGCCGTGGTGGCCCTCTTCTCCAGCGTGCGTCACGAGTTCATCGACCCGCCGCCGGACAAGAACCGCTGGTACGAGGCGCCCCCGGAGGTGCCGCTGCGCGGGGAGGGCAGCACCGCCCACCGCGCGATCCACCGGGCGTGGCCGAACGCCGCCTCGCTGCAGCTCATGGTCCGCGGGGTCACCCCGGTCCTGGCGATCATGTCCGCCTACCTGCTGTGGCGCGGCCACAACGCCCCGGGCGGAGGCTTCATCGCCGCCCTGGTCGCCTCGGCCATCGTCGGGCTGATCTACCTCTCCACCTCCCGCGACCGGCAGATCGGACCGCCGCGGATGCCGCTCTACCTCATCGGCGGCGGACTCATCACGGCGATCGGCAGCGGCCTGTGGGGCCTGCTCGCCGCGGAGCAGTTCCTGCAGCCGCTGCACGGCGAGGCCGTCGGGCAGCACTGGACCACCTCGCTGGTCTTCGACATCGGCGTCTACGCCGCCGTGCTCGGGCTGGTCGTGGTCACCTTCAACCTGCTCGGCACGAGCGAGGGGGCCGAGCCCCGTCCCGGCGAGGAGTGGACCCGCGAGCGGGTCGACGAGGCGGTGCTCGGCGAGATCGCCGGGCCGATGGACTCGGTGCGGGGCGAGTCCCTCGAGGAGCAGGCCGAGATCGACGCCGAGCTGGCCGACGAGCTGCGCTCCGAGGCGAGCCGCCGGGTCGGGGTACGCACCCAGCACGTCAGCCGCGGCGTGCCGCCGAGGGAGCTGGGCCGATGA